DNA from Homo sapiens chromosome 1, GRCh38.p14 Primary Assembly:
tgggaggccgacgcgggtggatcacgaggtcaggagttcaagaccagcctgaccaacgtggtgaaaccttgtctctacaaaaaacacaaaattagccaggcatggtggcaggcgcctgtaatcccagctactcgggaggctaaggcagaagaatcgcttgaacctgggaggcggaggttgcagtgagcagagatcctgccaccgcactccagcctgggtgatagagcaagactcggtctcaaaaaaaaattaataaataaaaaataaaaataaaaaataaaataaaaaattctttaggctgggcgcagtggctcacgcctgtaatctcaacccattgggaggccaaggtgggttgatcacttgaggtcaggaatttgagaccagcctggccaacatggcgaaaccctgtctctactaaaaatacaaaaattagccagggatggtggtgcgtgcctgtagtcccagctacttgggaggctgaggcacaagactcacttgaacccaggaggcggaggttgcagtgaactgagatcgtgccactgcactccagcttgaatgacagaccaagactccatctcaaaaacaaaaattaaaaataaataaataaataaaatacaaaaatttagccaagtgtggtggcgcatgcctttagtcttagctacttgggaggctgaggtactagaattgagaatcacttgaacccacaaagtggagattacagtgagccaaaattgtgccactgcacttcaacctaggtgaaagagagagactctgtctccaaaaaaaaagaaacaaaaaacacttaaatttaaaaaataaatgtgggccgggtgcagaggacacgcctgtaatcccagcactttgggaggctgaggcgggtggatcatctgaggtcaggagttcgagaccagcctggctaacatggtgaaaccccgtttctactaaaaatacaaaagattagctgggcgtggtggcacgtgcctgtaatcccagctactcgggaggctgacgcaggagaatcgcttgaacccgggaggcggaggttgcagtgagccaagcacGTGGCATTGCACTCtggcatgggcaacaagagtgaaattccatctcaaaaagataaataaataaataaatgtgaagtaATACAAGACAGATTTAAGTATTGGCAGATAAATCTCACATTCACTTAAAGAGCATCTCCAGATGAATAAATGACCCATAAACTAAAACCCCATTAGCAAAGTGACTTAGACTCTCCAGGGGAGATAACTCAGAGGCCTGGAGCCCACACCACCATCGGGCCCAAGAAACATATCCTTGCTGCCCAGGTCTGCCGCTTCAGCCTATGTGACCTAAGGCAAATGCTTCCACCTGACAATGCCCAATGCTCAAAGCTGTAAATGAAGCACGTCTTAGCCTTTCTCTCACAGGGTGGCCATGAAGTCACTGAGCCCCTCCATGCTtcgcagagtgcctggcacagagcaagcgCTCAAAACCGGACATGCTGTGCGGCAGAGCACAGACCTGGGCTCAGAGTCGGGCGTCCTGCGGCTTCAGTCCTAGCCTCAACTTTGACTACACCATTTTGGGCAAGCTGACTCCCAGTCCCTGGCCTTGCTtttaccatctgtaaaatggggataataacaggaCCACGGTAAGTAGTGGAGTTACACAGGCTTAGAACAGAGTACTGCACAGAGTAAGCATTTCAGAAGTGCTACCTGCcgctagttttgttttttcatcatcCCGAATCCTAACACTATCATGCTTTCCTCCCAAAACAATTATTAGCAGCCTGGATTCCAAGTTGCAAATACTCTGGTGGTGGAATCTACTTTTGATGACAGTAATGTgaagtacttcttttttttttcttttaagtcggcatctcgctctgtcacccaggctggagtgcagtgtcatgatctcagatcactgcaacctccgcctcctgggttcaagcgattctcctgcctcagcctcctgagtagctgggactataggcacgtgccaccatgcctggctaattttttgtatttttaatagagagggggtttcactgtgttagccaggatggtctcgatctcctgacctcgtgatctgcccgccttggcctcccaaagtgctgggattacaggtgtgagccaccacgcccggctaatgtgaAGTACTTTAAGAGTGTTCTCTGGGTGCCAGGTTCCACTGTGAACGCTCCCTGAATCCACACGTTCACTCTCTGAGGCCCAGTAGCACCCCTGCTCTACAGCGGAAAAGTGGAAGTGCTGGAGCAGCCCCTGCGACCAGATGGGACATTCAAACCCAGCACGGACCCACACTTATCCTCAGTACAGAACCATGGCTAAGAGCAGTCACTGGAGCTGAACTGCCTGGGCCTGCATGCCAGCCCAGCCCCTAGTGCTGAGTCCCTCAGCCTCTCTACACCTCAggttccccatctgtaaagtgggaataacgACACAAGCTGTGTCACTGGgatgttctgaggattaaatgagcgaGGAGTTATGTAGTGGTTAGGAGAGCGCCCAGCACACAGAAAACCACACAAGTGTGtaacaaaatgaagacaatttCTCCTGTAAGTTCAGATTACCTGATAGGGTGTCAGGCTATGTAAAGGAGAAAGTGGTTTGGGCATCGGGGGCTGCAGCTGGCTAAGGTAACTCAAGATGGACAGATCTCGAAGAATTTTGTTATGTGACTCTCTGAAAGGCAAATCACAACAAGGTAAGTAGACATTTAACCCTCAACGGCCACCTCCCACACCTGTCATCACAGAGGTCACATTTTCACAGAGTACTGGGCTTTCCAACACTGCCCCCCCTTGACGGACCCCAACTGGAAAAACAGGAAGTGTAAAGACTCTCCTTTAAGTCAAAGTTGCTGGCAGCCAGAGGTAGGGGACACTTCTGGATATTTCCACTGGGAACATAACAGTTCAGAAAACAACTGGTTCGTCTTTGTGCATGCACAGCTGTGACAGGGACCTGAAGATCTTAGAGGACTCAGGCCTTTAGAGGAATTGAGAATGGCAGGTCTTTTTCGACggaaggaaaaataattcttcAGCCAAATGAGGGTTAGTTACCTATTTCTTGGAGTTATTCTGAATGCAAAGTCTGTATAAACACCTATCAGTTTATGTCCAGTGAACTCAACTGGACTCTCTTTTTCTTCATCAGCAAATTCCAAAGCATCTGCAAATGCTGCGAGTCTGAAACGTCGATTTCTCATCTTGGTCTTGCTTTTTGTGTACAAGCCATCCATGTCATCTACATACTGCGGGGTAAGGTCTGGCATATATTTACTGTGGTCAGAGCGGAACTGAACCACGTGGCTGGGAGACAGCAATCGGATCAGATCAATGAGAAGCAGGAGCCCCTGGTCTGTGGGGAAGAGACATTAGCACAGCTGATACACTCAAGAACAGTGACGCGCTCAAGAACAGTGACATGCTCCTACGACAAATGGATGCATTTGTTCTAAGACAAAGAAACCATCAATACGTTGGacttcggctgggcacagtggctcatgtttgtaatcccagcatgccttgacaggccaaggtgggcggatcacttgaggccagaagttcaagatcagcatggccaacatggcaaaaccccatctttactaaaactacaaaaattagctgggcagagtggcacacgcctgtggtcccagctactctggaagctgaggtgggaggattgtttgagcctgggaggcagaggatgcagtgagccgagatcacgccattgcactccagcctgggcgacagagtgagaccctgcctcaattaaaaacaaaaaacaaaacactgggcTTTAACGTGAATGTCTGAAACCAACAGTACTCACACTGCCTGTCCTTCCCTTGCAGATGTGCACATGCAGGCTTACCTGAAACCCATCCCATAGTGTTGACGATGAGAGGGGACTCTCTCTTGTAAGCGCTGAACACATATTTCACTATGTCAATATAATTCTCATAGTTGTTTTTACAAGAAGGTTTCCCATAATATACCATCTTCTGTGGAGTCCTCAGGTGAGTGAAAGGTGGTCCTAAAAAGATAAAGATGAGTAATCAGATGAGTAAGGTGAGTGATCAATCCTGGCTACTTAAAAGGTGGTGAGGGTTTTGTTTCAGCCGTTATCACTGACAAAGAACCTTAGGAAATCTGAGACCATCCTACCTACAGGAACACTCTAATTCCATTTTTTGGAAATCTAAGCTTTCAACTTAACACAAAGACATGCTCACTTTCACATAAATGGCTAATGCCAATTATGTCCTAACATGGCCATTCATTCAGCGAACACACAAATCTGCTAACTGCTGGGCTTGTTCCAGTGATTTGGGACATAtctgtaaacaaaacagacaaacatcCCCACCCTCACAGGGCTTCTATCCCAATGAAAGGGCAATGAATAGCCATGTGTGTCTTATAGCAATACAGCAATGACTCTGTTCTAAGAGGCCCTTCACATATAgcctctaattttctttctttttttttttttttagacagagtttcactcttgttgcccaggctggactgcaatggtgcgatcttggctcacagcaacctccgcctgccaggttcaagcgattctcctgcctcagcctctcaagtagctgggattacaggcatgtgccaccatgcccggcttattttgtatttttagtagagacggggtttctccatgttggtcaggctggtcttgaactcccaacctcaggtgatccacccacctcagcctcccaaagtgctgggattacaggcgtgagccaccatgcccagccaagagccTCTAATTTTCATAACCCTGTGGCAGGTAGTAGTAtcctcatttttacagatgaggaaattgggaAAGAGATCAACTTGAACAAGGTCAGCCAGTCAGTAAACAGCAAGCTGGTTTAAAC
Protein-coding regions in this window:
- the NOL9 gene encoding polynucleotide 5'-hydroxyl-kinase NOL9 isoform X2; this encodes MVYYGKPSCKNNYENYIDIVKYVFSAYKRESPLIVNTMGWVSDQGLLLLIDLIRLLSPSHVVQFRSDHSKYMPDLTPQYVDDMDGLYTKSKTKMRNRRFRLAAFADALEFADEEKESPVEFTGHKLIGVYTDFAFRITPRNRESHNKILRDLSILSYLSQLQPPMPKPLSPLHSLTPYQVPFNAVALRITHSDVAPTHILYAVNASWVGLCKIQDDVRGYTNGPILLAQTPICDCLGFGICRGIDMEKRLYHILTPVPPEELRTVNCLLVGAIAIPHCVLKCQRGIEGTVPYVTTDYNFKLPGASEKIGAREPEEAHKEKPYRRPKFCRKMK